The following proteins are co-located in the Desulfoscipio sp. XC116 genome:
- a CDS encoding sigma 54-interacting transcriptional regulator, with the protein MSVVSTIKDRCKACYSCVRQCPVKAIKVEVGQSMIVPERCISCGSCIKACSQNAKEVVTFVPQVKDYLKEGRAIALLAPSFPASIYPLDPGDFFNLLREAGFSEVHELTIGVELTMPKYREYLVGRKEPAIGSHCAAVVNLIEKHFPDLIQYLIPIDSALMATAKLLRHRKKNSRLVFIGPCIAKKEEVLDAPEGIIDAVLTFKELKEMLKDKWETKDTAPVSSLDKSYLPSTFPLSGGLIKNVDPKGNIYREDEVAVVEGKEECVQFLQKLQEGHIKHRLIDMLFCKGGCIDGPEIDSELDIFNRQYQIYQYSRSRKKESLGRLPKLQLERSFSNRYQPLLTPSEEDIVKVLKYTNKNKPEDELNCGACGYNSCRDKAVAVCQGLAEIEMCLPYLLEQSRGELEYYKKRLKMSDEIKDYLVGDSPYIQGLRQTAIKLGQNDATLLILGESGAGKEVLARVVHMMSPRSQESFIAINCAALPEQLIESELFGYEEGAFTGARKGGKPGKFDQARGGTLLLDEIAELPLSTQAKLLRVLQEREFERVGGTTAIRLTARIIAATNQDLNRLIEEGKFRSDLFYRLNVISVTVPALVHRKEDIPPLAEYFLRKLAAEKKSSVKLISSEALALLAAYEWPGNVRELKNVIERAFYTAEESIIQVQHLPDYIRQLDGDRKVIRLTPMKKAVKNLERNLILKALKETNNNKVDAASILGMPRATFYLKLKEYNIH; encoded by the coding sequence GTGTCGGTTGTATCTACTATTAAAGACAGGTGTAAAGCCTGTTATTCATGTGTGCGCCAATGCCCGGTGAAGGCCATTAAAGTTGAGGTAGGGCAGTCGATGATTGTTCCGGAGCGGTGCATCAGCTGCGGAAGCTGTATCAAGGCGTGCTCGCAAAATGCCAAAGAAGTGGTTACCTTTGTTCCCCAGGTAAAGGACTATCTAAAGGAAGGCAGAGCCATCGCTCTTCTGGCTCCGTCCTTTCCGGCCTCAATATATCCCCTTGATCCCGGAGATTTCTTTAATTTGCTGCGGGAAGCCGGCTTTAGTGAAGTGCATGAGTTAACCATCGGGGTTGAGTTGACTATGCCCAAATACAGGGAATATCTGGTCGGCAGAAAAGAGCCGGCTATCGGTTCCCACTGTGCGGCAGTGGTGAATCTGATTGAAAAACATTTTCCGGACCTGATACAGTATCTGATTCCTATCGACTCTGCACTGATGGCCACAGCCAAGCTGCTTCGCCATCGCAAAAAAAACAGCCGGTTGGTCTTTATCGGACCCTGTATAGCCAAAAAGGAAGAAGTGCTTGATGCCCCGGAAGGCATTATAGATGCCGTGCTGACCTTCAAGGAATTAAAAGAAATGCTCAAGGACAAGTGGGAGACCAAAGATACCGCTCCCGTCTCATCCCTTGATAAAAGCTATTTGCCGTCCACTTTTCCGCTGTCCGGCGGGCTGATTAAAAATGTCGATCCCAAGGGCAACATTTACCGGGAAGATGAGGTGGCGGTGGTGGAAGGAAAGGAAGAGTGTGTTCAGTTTCTGCAAAAACTGCAGGAGGGACATATTAAACACCGCCTGATAGACATGCTGTTCTGTAAGGGCGGTTGTATAGACGGTCCCGAAATAGACAGTGAGCTGGACATTTTTAATAGGCAATACCAGATTTACCAGTATTCCCGGTCCAGAAAAAAAGAGAGCCTCGGGCGGCTTCCCAAACTGCAATTGGAGCGCTCCTTCTCCAATAGATATCAACCTTTGCTAACCCCCAGCGAAGAAGATATTGTAAAGGTTTTAAAATACACCAATAAAAATAAGCCGGAAGATGAATTGAATTGCGGGGCTTGCGGGTATAATTCCTGCCGGGACAAGGCCGTTGCGGTTTGCCAGGGACTGGCGGAGATAGAAATGTGCCTTCCGTACCTATTGGAACAATCCCGGGGTGAGTTGGAGTATTACAAAAAGCGCTTGAAGATGAGCGATGAAATAAAGGACTATCTTGTAGGAGACAGCCCTTACATTCAGGGCCTGCGGCAAACAGCCATTAAATTGGGGCAAAATGACGCCACGCTTTTGATACTTGGCGAAAGCGGCGCGGGCAAGGAGGTTTTGGCACGTGTTGTGCACATGATGAGCCCCCGAAGCCAGGAGTCGTTTATTGCCATCAACTGCGCCGCCTTGCCGGAACAACTGATTGAATCGGAACTTTTCGGTTATGAGGAAGGGGCTTTTACCGGAGCCCGCAAGGGCGGCAAGCCAGGTAAGTTCGATCAGGCCCGGGGGGGTACCCTGCTGCTGGATGAGATAGCCGAGCTGCCCTTAAGTACTCAGGCAAAGCTCCTGCGGGTGCTGCAGGAAAGGGAATTCGAGCGGGTGGGGGGGACCACCGCCATCAGGCTGACCGCCAGGATTATAGCGGCCACCAATCAGGACCTTAATAGACTTATTGAAGAAGGTAAATTCAGAAGCGACCTGTTTTACCGGCTGAATGTAATATCGGTTACAGTTCCCGCGCTGGTGCACAGGAAAGAGGATATTCCTCCGTTGGCCGAATATTTTTTAAGGAAATTGGCTGCGGAAAAAAAGTCGTCCGTGAAACTGATTTCAAGTGAGGCGCTCGCTCTTTTGGCCGCCTATGAATGGCCCGGTAATGTCAGGGAATTGAAGAATGTTATTGAACGGGCATTTTATACCGCTGAAGAAAGTATCATCCAGGTTCAGCATCTTCCCGATTATATCCGGCAATTAGACGGTGATCGTAAGGTCATTCGATTAACGCCGATGAAAAAGGCGGTAAAGAATTTGGAAAGGAATCTTATTCTCAAGGCTCTTAAGGAAACCAACAATAACAAGGTGGACGCAGCCAGTATACTTGGTATGCCAAGGGCCACCTTTTACCTGAAATTAAAGGAATACAACATTCATTAA
- a CDS encoding aspartate ammonia-lyase, with the protein MTDFRLEKDLLGELPVPARAYYGIHTMRAFKNFNVSGYNVHPRLVQALAEVKWAAARANHRSGLLSADIAKAIGSAAGEVAGGKLADQFIVNAFQGGAGTSTNMNMNEVLANRAIELLGGQIGDYELVHPINHVNLSQSTNDTYPTALRVAAIRLVLDLSEAMAELQTALQKKEAQFAGVLKLGRTELQDALPVTLGQEFSAYAEAVARDRWRLYKVEERLRQVNLGGTAVGTGLNAPRKYIYHVVEELRQITGMGLARAENMIDLTQNADVFAEVSGLVKAAAVNLTKIAGDLMLLSSGPAGGPAEINLPPLQAGSSIMPGKVNPVIPEMVSQVAWQTMGADQVICQACGAGRLELNSFLPLVAHNLLPTLEMLAKTARIFAYDCIAGISANEQRCLRWLDESLTMVTALVPYIGYEQATELARRAHKEKKTLKELVMETGLFSEDEWQDIFKPRELTRPGIAGARKLEGRLEIKDRREMKTNE; encoded by the coding sequence ATGACAGATTTTCGGCTGGAAAAAGATTTACTGGGCGAATTGCCGGTGCCCGCGCGGGCTTATTACGGCATACATACTATGCGAGCTTTTAAAAATTTTAACGTTAGCGGTTATAATGTCCACCCCCGACTGGTGCAGGCGCTGGCCGAAGTAAAATGGGCCGCCGCTCGCGCCAACCACCGAAGCGGCCTGCTTTCGGCAGACATTGCGAAAGCTATTGGCAGCGCCGCCGGAGAAGTGGCCGGGGGTAAACTGGCGGATCAATTCATCGTGAACGCTTTTCAGGGCGGGGCCGGGACATCCACGAATATGAACATGAACGAAGTCCTGGCCAACCGGGCCATCGAACTGCTGGGCGGTCAAATAGGCGATTATGAGTTAGTCCACCCGATCAATCACGTTAATCTTTCGCAATCCACCAATGACACTTACCCTACCGCTCTCCGCGTCGCCGCCATCCGGCTGGTGCTGGACCTGAGCGAAGCCATGGCCGAACTGCAGACGGCCCTGCAGAAAAAAGAGGCGCAGTTCGCCGGAGTACTCAAGCTGGGGCGCACCGAATTACAGGATGCTTTACCGGTAACGCTGGGGCAGGAATTCAGCGCTTATGCCGAGGCCGTGGCCCGGGACAGATGGCGGCTGTATAAGGTGGAAGAACGCCTGCGGCAGGTAAATCTGGGCGGAACAGCTGTCGGTACGGGACTGAACGCCCCCAGAAAATATATTTATCATGTAGTGGAGGAACTGCGCCAGATAACCGGCATGGGCCTGGCCAGGGCCGAGAACATGATTGACCTGACGCAAAATGCCGATGTCTTTGCCGAAGTATCGGGGCTGGTGAAAGCAGCGGCAGTAAACCTTACTAAAATCGCCGGCGACCTGATGCTTTTATCGTCCGGCCCGGCCGGAGGACCTGCGGAAATCAATTTGCCCCCGCTGCAGGCAGGCTCTTCCATTATGCCCGGCAAAGTAAACCCGGTTATTCCTGAAATGGTAAGCCAGGTGGCCTGGCAGACCATGGGGGCCGACCAGGTAATCTGCCAAGCCTGTGGAGCCGGACGGCTGGAGCTGAACTCTTTTTTGCCGCTGGTGGCGCATAACCTTTTACCCACCCTGGAGATGCTGGCCAAAACAGCCAGGATTTTCGCCTATGACTGCATAGCCGGCATCAGTGCCAACGAGCAGCGCTGCCTGCGCTGGCTGGACGAAAGCTTAACTATGGTGACAGCGCTGGTTCCTTACATCGGTTATGAACAAGCCACAGAACTGGCCCGGCGAGCACATAAAGAGAAAAAAACCTTAAAAGAACTGGTCATGGAAACAGGCCTTTTTTCCGAGGATGAATGGCAGGATATATTCAAACCGCGCGAGCTGACCCGGCCCGGCATTGCCGGAGCACGCAAACTGGAGGGCCGGCTGGAAATAAAAGATCGGAGGGAAATGAAAACCAATGAATGA
- the hydF gene encoding [FeFe] hydrogenase H-cluster maturation GTPase HydF, whose translation MNETPRSGRLHIALFGRRNAGKSSLINALTSQELAIVSPVAGTTTDPVYKSMEILPIGPVVLIDTAGLDDEGELGAKRVAKSMAVLAKTDLALLVIDPEQGVNQTELELVETIKQKKLPVIGVINKTDLYEVNTDFSEQLAGIPTVKVSARTGRGLTELKQMMVQLAPKDWTAPTIAGDLVPPGEVAVLVCPIDLAAPKGRLILPQVQTIRDMLDHDCLTMVVKERELKAALNKLKKPPALVITDSQVFSKVDADTPPGVPMTSFSILFARYQGDLATLVSGALAVEDLEPGDKVLIAEACTHHRVADDIGTVKIPRWLRQSVGGELDFHWSSGIEMPSDLESYKLVVHCGACMINRREMLSRMMTAGAAGVPIVNYGVIIAYMLGILRRALEPFPDVLALLDN comes from the coding sequence ATGAATGAAACACCTCGCAGCGGCAGGCTGCATATTGCCCTGTTCGGCAGGCGGAACGCTGGAAAATCAAGCTTGATCAACGCCCTGACCAGTCAGGAACTGGCCATTGTCTCTCCGGTTGCCGGAACCACCACCGACCCGGTATATAAGTCCATGGAAATACTGCCCATCGGTCCGGTGGTCTTAATTGACACCGCCGGGCTTGACGATGAGGGTGAACTGGGTGCCAAGCGGGTCGCCAAAAGCATGGCGGTGCTCGCTAAAACCGATCTGGCCCTGCTGGTAATAGATCCGGAGCAGGGAGTCAACCAAACCGAGCTAGAGCTGGTTGAAACAATCAAACAAAAAAAGCTGCCGGTAATCGGCGTGATTAATAAAACCGATCTCTACGAAGTAAATACCGATTTTTCCGAGCAGCTGGCCGGTATTCCCACCGTTAAAGTAAGCGCCCGCACCGGGCGCGGCTTAACCGAGCTGAAACAGATGATGGTACAGCTGGCTCCGAAAGACTGGACAGCGCCCACTATTGCCGGAGACCTGGTACCGCCGGGGGAAGTGGCAGTGCTGGTTTGTCCCATCGACCTGGCGGCTCCCAAAGGACGGCTGATACTGCCCCAGGTGCAGACAATCAGGGATATGCTGGACCACGACTGTTTGACCATGGTAGTGAAGGAAAGAGAACTAAAAGCCGCCTTAAACAAGCTAAAAAAGCCCCCGGCGCTGGTAATTACGGATTCGCAAGTTTTTTCAAAAGTGGATGCAGACACACCACCCGGCGTGCCCATGACCTCCTTTTCCATCCTGTTCGCCCGCTACCAGGGGGATCTGGCTACCCTGGTTTCCGGCGCGCTGGCCGTGGAAGACCTGGAACCGGGGGATAAAGTTTTAATTGCCGAGGCCTGCACCCACCACCGGGTAGCCGATGATATAGGCACGGTCAAGATACCCCGCTGGCTGCGCCAGTCGGTGGGCGGCGAGCTTGATTTCCACTGGTCCAGCGGCATTGAGATGCCCTCCGACCTGGAAAGCTACAAACTGGTAGTCCACTGCGGCGCGTGCATGATCAACCGGCGGGAAATGTTATCCCGCATGATGACCGCCGGCGCCGCGGGAGTGCCCATTGTCAACTACGGGGTAATAATTGCTTATATGCTGGGCATTTTGCGCAGAGCCCTGGAACCTTTTCCCGATGTGCTGGCGCTGCTGGATAATTAA
- a CDS encoding sigma-70 family RNA polymerase sigma factor, whose amino-acid sequence MFALITTIENEDDRYKVTQIYKLYRGIMLYIANSILHESHLAEDAVSEAFIRIINNLERIDTIDDQKTRAFVVIIVRNISLDLLRRHRNQTRPFEDYIGYSEYNELVFDDIAARDACGKIAKSIAGLNKAIAIGKRGVFMEYNLQEL is encoded by the coding sequence ATGTTCGCACTAATAACAACAATTGAAAATGAAGACGACCGGTATAAGGTTACCCAGATTTATAAGCTTTATCGTGGAATCATGCTTTACATAGCTAACAGCATCTTACATGAGTCCCATCTTGCGGAGGACGCCGTATCTGAAGCTTTTATCAGAATAATTAATAATCTGGAAAGAATTGATACAATTGACGATCAAAAAACAAGGGCATTTGTAGTTATCATAGTTAGAAATATTTCACTTGACCTATTGCGAAGGCACCGCAATCAAACAAGGCCGTTTGAGGACTATATTGGATACTCGGAATATAACGAGCTGGTTTTTGATGATATTGCCGCAAGGGATGCCTGTGGTAAAATAGCGAAATCCATAGCCGGGCTGAATAAAGCAATTGCAATTGGTAAAAGAGGTGTTTTTATGGAATACAATTTACAAGAACTTTAA
- a CDS encoding PadR family transcriptional regulator: MDKRIRRFYAPMTETSFYILFALQDEMHGYSIMQYVKELTNGEIILGAGTVYTSLSKMEKDGLITLVKSENKRKIYKITGLGNEVLDFEIRRIERLYRNTRTRGER; the protein is encoded by the coding sequence ATGGATAAGAGGATTCGAAGATTTTATGCTCCCATGACTGAAACAAGTTTTTATATTTTGTTTGCTTTGCAAGATGAAATGCACGGCTACAGTATTATGCAGTATGTAAAGGAACTCACGAACGGAGAAATTATTTTAGGAGCTGGAACAGTCTATACCAGCCTATCTAAAATGGAAAAGGATGGACTAATTACTTTGGTAAAGTCTGAAAACAAACGAAAAATATATAAGATTACAGGCTTGGGAAATGAAGTATTGGACTTTGAAATTAGACGAATTGAAAGATTATATAGAAATACACGGACGAGGGGGGAGCGGTAA
- a CDS encoding DUF2812 domain-containing protein yields MSDFEEEQVFLTSRHADGWRLISIKGSKYTFERCKNEAVSYQIDFNPNEHQKEEYIQFFTDFGWKFILEKDGRFYFLKSTTSCNENENKLFSDRETKAAMYQKIIKHNRQQLIPLSIVTILVSCVMGLLLFRYQIFPLAITAFVSLVLFSGIILTLYSKKYLTSFFKIRNIAKEDYITSK; encoded by the coding sequence ATATCGGATTTCGAGGAAGAACAAGTATTTTTAACGTCTCGTCATGCCGATGGGTGGCGGCTGATTTCAATCAAAGGCAGCAAGTACACCTTCGAAAGATGTAAAAATGAAGCAGTTTCTTATCAAATAGACTTTAATCCAAATGAACACCAGAAGGAGGAATATATCCAATTTTTTACTGATTTCGGTTGGAAATTTATTTTGGAAAAAGACGGTAGATTTTATTTTTTGAAGTCAACAACATCTTGCAATGAAAATGAAAACAAACTATTTAGCGACAGAGAAACCAAAGCTGCCATGTATCAGAAGATTATAAAACACAATCGACAGCAGCTTATCCCGCTGTCGATTGTTACGATTTTGGTTTCGTGTGTTATGGGTTTGCTTTTGTTTAGATATCAGATTTTCCCATTGGCTATTACTGCATTTGTTTCGTTAGTATTGTTTAGCGGAATAATATTGACACTATACTCAAAAAAATATTTAACAAGTTTTTTTAAAATAAGAAATATAGCCAAAGAGGATTATATAACAAGTAAATAA
- a CDS encoding GHKL domain-containing protein, with the protein MPVNITKLDVRPWDLCSILGNLLDNAFEAAILDPADRRVAVEIKYEDTNYILYVYNTGPKISAEVRRRLFTAGYTTKESEARGYGLYLVKKLVDKYEGRIKVKAGSIRFLRLYSLLWQKS; encoded by the coding sequence TTGCCAGTCAATATTACAAAGCTAGATGTTCGCCCCTGGGACTTATGCAGCATACTTGGCAACCTTTTGGATAATGCCTTTGAGGCCGCTATTCTGGACCCTGCCGACCGTAGAGTAGCTGTAGAAATAAAATATGAAGACACCAATTATATCCTATATGTTTATAATACCGGGCCGAAAATCTCTGCAGAAGTTAGGCGGCGATTATTTACCGCAGGCTACACCACCAAAGAGTCCGAAGCTCGCGGCTATGGTTTGTATTTGGTTAAGAAACTGGTGGACAAGTACGAAGGGAGAATCAAGGTAAAAGCCGGAAGCATTCGATTTCTTAGGCTTTACTCATTATTGTGGCAAAAGTCATAA
- a CDS encoding DUF4288 domain-containing protein: protein MEDNSQELQVNWYAVKLLFESIHSGNPILIPNENDQQHYANNEKLFEESIILVKAITMKQAYEIAEDLAKKSEHEYFNVYGELVKWQFVSILHSFELNDKELAPGTEIYSRFIHAKRDNNINDIIMRYYPEALDTK from the coding sequence ATGGAAGACAATTCACAAGAACTGCAAGTCAATTGGTACGCAGTTAAATTATTATTTGAATCTATACATTCCGGCAATCCAATTCTAATTCCTAATGAGAATGACCAACAACACTATGCTAATAACGAAAAGCTTTTTGAAGAAAGTATTATTCTTGTTAAAGCAATAACAATGAAGCAGGCATATGAGATTGCGGAAGACCTGGCTAAGAAATCAGAGCATGAATATTTTAACGTTTATGGCGAATTAGTAAAATGGCAATTTGTAAGCATATTACACTCATTTGAACTTAATGACAAGGAGTTGGCACCTGGAACTGAAATTTACTCAAGGTTTATACATGCTAAAAGAGATAATAACATTAATGATATTATTATGCGCTACTATCCTGAAGCCTTGGACACAAAATAA
- a CDS encoding DUF4367 domain-containing protein, which translates to MAGKERSEMLFDALLKVAVTEAFQKELDALPSNEELNETYKPSLELDRRIKKLIYQSRRKSKIRHFAKRFAKVAVCIAIVFTFLNAVLLSVEATRNSIFNAIIAWQEKYTEVKFGESKKESQQDNVYRPTYLPEGYKETTAERYGNTFTIIYTNNAGEEILFDQRPAESGTSLVDNENTEYTKVSLSGNTAYLFKAVTTDDSNVLIWQSDGLVYELTSKIDSTELIRIGESLKK; encoded by the coding sequence ATGGCCGGCAAAGAACGAAGTGAAATGCTGTTTGATGCTCTGCTAAAAGTAGCCGTTACCGAAGCATTCCAGAAAGAATTGGACGCGCTCCCCTCTAATGAAGAATTAAATGAAACCTATAAGCCATCACTGGAACTGGACAGACGGATTAAAAAGCTTATTTATCAAAGCCGCAGAAAGTCAAAAATACGGCATTTTGCAAAGAGATTTGCTAAAGTTGCTGTCTGTATCGCTATAGTATTTACGTTTTTAAATGCTGTGCTGTTGAGCGTCGAAGCAACGAGAAATTCAATATTTAACGCTATTATTGCCTGGCAGGAAAAATATACGGAAGTGAAATTTGGTGAGTCGAAAAAAGAAAGTCAACAAGACAATGTTTACCGCCCAACTTATTTGCCGGAGGGCTATAAGGAAACAACTGCTGAAAGGTATGGCAATACATTTACGATAATATACACGAATAATGCCGGGGAGGAAATTCTATTTGACCAGCGGCCGGCGGAATCAGGAACTTCATTAGTAGACAATGAAAATACAGAGTACACAAAAGTTAGCCTATCAGGCAATACAGCGTATTTGTTTAAGGCAGTGACTACGGATGATTCCAATGTACTGATCTGGCAATCAGACGGCTTAGTTTATGAACTGACATCCAAAATAGATAGCACAGAATTAATACGTATTGGAGAAAGCCTGAAAAAATAA
- a CDS encoding RNA polymerase sigma factor, whose protein sequence is MATSGQATPSAFGHYRAAGTIIVRNISLDLLRRQNRNQTKPLEDYIGYSEYNEPVFDDIAARDACDKIAKSIARLNKNYSDILYLKMGSEHSNKEIAKILGISQENVKMRLSRARKALKKQLKKEGDFYGRQRTK, encoded by the coding sequence ATGGCAACTTCTGGACAGGCAACACCATCAGCTTTCGGGCATTACAGGGCGGCAGGAACAATCATAGTTAGAAATATTTCACTTGACCTATTACGAAGGCAAAACCGCAATCAAACAAAACCCCTTGAGGACTATATTGGATACTCGGAATATAACGAGCCGGTTTTTGATGATATTGCCGCAAGGGATGCCTGTGATAAAATAGCGAAATCCATAGCCAGGCTGAATAAAAATTATTCCGATATTCTGTACCTTAAAATGGGATCGGAGCATTCGAATAAGGAAATCGCTAAAATACTCGGTATCAGCCAGGAGAATGTTAAAATGCGCCTTAGCCGGGCGCGAAAGGCTTTGAAAAAACAGCTTAAAAAGGAGGGGGACTTTTATGGCCGGCAAAGAACGAAGTGA
- a CDS encoding DUF6431 domain-containing protein yields the protein MNGLGDQIVLIIRRLRCEHCRRIHHELPDILVPYKRHSRKSIEAVIAGDTALTVTADESTLGRWRSWFSEMYYHFLGCLASIATLLGNQSVKESSCLSQSALTRIWDYVGNATGWLARVVRSVANTNCWVHTRSAFPS from the coding sequence ATAAATGGCCTTGGCGATCAGATCGTGCTCATCATTCGCCGGCTCCGTTGTGAACACTGCCGTCGGATCCATCACGAACTTCCGGATATACTCGTCCCGTACAAACGCCACAGCAGAAAAAGCATTGAGGCGGTCATAGCCGGAGACACCGCACTGACCGTCACCGCTGACGAATCCACATTAGGCCGTTGGCGCAGTTGGTTTAGTGAAATGTATTATCACTTCCTGGGTTGCCTGGCCTCCATCGCTACCTTACTCGGTAACCAATCTGTGAAAGAATCGTCCTGTCTTTCCCAGTCTGCGCTCACAAGGATTTGGGACTATGTTGGCAACGCCACCGGCTGGCTGGCCAGAGTTGTCCGATCAGTGGCAAACACAAATTGTTGGGTACATACCCGTTCTGCATTCCCGTCCTGA
- a CDS encoding DDE-type integrase/transposase/recombinase produces the protein MKDQQKAEEIAAQRMQLLSPLLADGLDAAKIREIKKDICQQTGLSERTLRRYLAQYRAVGFRGLKPKGKGRQTEEAIPSNILTQAILLRREVPGRSIAQIIQIMEWEGLIQEGRIKRSTLQEKLAEKGYSTRQMRMYSDSGVAARRFQKKHRNQLVHSDIKYGPYLPIGKDGAKKQVYLVTFIDDATRFVLHGEFYPTLDQVIVEDCFRKAIHKYGVPEAVYFDNGSQYRTKWMHRTCSKLGTRLVFAKPYSPEATGKVERFNRVVDAFLGEAKLEKPQSLDKLNELFWVWLEECYHNKPHSGLDGSASPHAAYRSDNKALRYLDPQTIANAFLHCEKRKVDKAGCISFNGNKYEVGLPFIGCKVQVIYDPANITELTIEYEGHAPWTARQLVIGQRAGKRPPLPEHLQPKPAESSRLLAAAALKNQQRKEQQAPAISFRAVNKEDNSHV, from the coding sequence ATGAAAGACCAACAAAAGGCCGAAGAGATTGCCGCTCAGCGGATGCAACTACTATCCCCGCTGCTAGCGGACGGGCTTGATGCGGCCAAAATCAGGGAAATTAAGAAAGATATCTGCCAGCAGACCGGACTATCCGAGCGTACGCTGCGCAGATACCTGGCCCAGTACCGGGCAGTCGGCTTTAGGGGACTAAAACCTAAAGGCAAAGGCCGGCAAACCGAAGAAGCTATACCATCAAATATCCTAACTCAGGCCATCCTGTTGCGTCGTGAGGTGCCCGGTCGCAGCATCGCTCAGATCATTCAGATTATGGAATGGGAAGGGCTGATCCAGGAAGGGCGGATTAAACGCAGCACCCTGCAGGAGAAGTTGGCCGAGAAAGGCTACAGCACAAGACAGATGCGCATGTACTCCGACAGCGGCGTGGCGGCTCGGCGATTCCAAAAGAAGCACCGCAACCAGCTCGTACATTCCGACATCAAATACGGCCCCTACCTGCCAATCGGCAAGGATGGCGCTAAAAAGCAGGTCTACCTGGTCACCTTCATCGACGATGCCACCCGCTTTGTGCTGCACGGCGAGTTCTACCCGACGCTGGATCAGGTCATTGTAGAAGATTGCTTCCGTAAAGCGATTCACAAATACGGAGTTCCCGAAGCGGTATATTTCGACAACGGTAGCCAGTATCGCACTAAATGGATGCATCGCACCTGCAGCAAATTAGGCACCCGGCTAGTATTTGCAAAACCGTACTCTCCGGAGGCAACCGGTAAAGTAGAAAGGTTTAACCGGGTGGTGGACGCCTTCTTAGGCGAGGCCAAACTGGAAAAACCACAATCGCTGGACAAGTTAAATGAGCTGTTTTGGGTCTGGCTGGAGGAGTGCTACCACAACAAGCCGCATTCCGGGCTAGATGGTAGCGCCAGCCCGCATGCTGCCTACCGCAGTGACAACAAGGCACTAAGGTATTTGGATCCACAAACCATCGCTAACGCCTTTTTGCACTGTGAAAAACGGAAAGTGGACAAGGCTGGCTGCATCAGCTTTAACGGCAATAAGTACGAAGTCGGGCTGCCGTTTATCGGGTGTAAAGTGCAAGTCATCTACGACCCCGCTAACATCACTGAACTGACTATTGAATATGAAGGGCACGCACCCTGGACAGCTAGGCAGTTAGTAATCGGCCAGCGAGCCGGGAAACGCCCCCCGCTGCCGGAACACCTGCAGCCCAAGCCCGCCGAATCGTCGCGACTCCTGGCTGCAGCCGCCCTGAAAAACCAGCAGCGTAAAGAGCAGCAGGCTCCAGCCATTTCTTTTAGAGCCGTGAACAAGGAGGATAACAGTCATGTTTGA